In Verrucomicrobiota bacterium, the DNA window CTTCGAGCGGCTGAAGCGGATGGTCGCCACCGGTCAACCCCTCACCCGCCCTTCGGGCACCCTCTCCCCTTCAGAAGGGAAGAAGGCCGGGGTGAGGGGTGCTTCGTTGCCTGAAACACATCCCACGCTCAAGGCGAGTGTGCCCGGCCCTTACACGCTCAGCGGCCGCCTGCTGCCCAGCCCGCAATACGCCGACCGCTACGCGCTCACCGAGGCGCTGCTGCCCATCGTGCGCGCCGAATTGGAGGCGCTCGCCGAGGCCGGCTGCCGCGAGATCTGCGTGGACGAGCCGAGCATGAGCTGCTACGCGCACCGCGAGGACCCGCGCCGCTTCGTGGACATCTTCAACCGCACGGTCGAGGGCGTCGCGGGCCGGTGCCGGCTCTCGACGCACCTGTGCTTCGGCAACTACAAGGGCCGCGCTGTCGGGCCGCGCCGCTACGCGCCGATGTTCCCGGCGTTCCTCGAACTTGCCGTGGACGAAATCCACGTCGAGATGGCGAGCCGCGAGTTCGCCGAACTGGAACTCATCGCGGAAATCGCGAAGCGCAAAGACGCGGCCGTGGGCGTGATTGACGTGAAGAGCTACTACATCGAGACACCAGCCGACGTGGCCGACCGCGTGCGCGCGTGCCTCAAGCACGCGCCAGCGGATCGCCTCGCCTTCGCGCCCGACTGCGGCCTCTCGCAAACCGCGCGCTGGGCGGCGAAGCAGAAGCTGGCGAACATGGTCGAAGGGGTGCGACGGGTGCGTGCTCAACGATGAGCTTCCAATGATCGGCCCTGCTCTCCACGACTCCGCCTTCCTCGCCAACGTGCGCGCGGCGCACCACGGGCACGGGCACTTTCACTTGTGGTGGCTCGGGCAGAGCGGCTTCCTCCTCCAGTGGCAGAAGCGCCACGCCCTGCTCGACCCGTATCTCTCCGACTCGCTGACCGCGAAGTATGCCGGGACCAACAAGCCGCATGTGCGGATGACCGCGCGCGTCATCGCGCCGGAGCGGCTGGACTTCATCGATGTCGTCACGTCGAGCCACAACCACACGGACCACTTCGACCCGGACACTCTGCTGCCCCTTTTCGCGGCGAACCCGAAGCTGCATCTGCTCGTCCCCGAGGCCAACCGCGGCGTGGCGGCGTATCGGCTCAAGCTCAGTCCCAAGTCAACGGCGCTCATGGGCATCAACGCCGGCGACATCCGCGCGCGCGGCGGCTTCCGCTTTCACGGCATCCCGGCGGCGCACAACGAGCTCGAGCAGGACGCCGACTTGAACCACAAATTCCTCGGTTACGTCGTCGAGTTCGGCTCGTGGCGCATCTACCACGCGGGCGACACGAAGCTCTACCGCGGCATCGAGGACTGGGTGCGGCCGTTCAGGGTGGACGTGGCGCTGCTGCCGATCAACGGCGACCGGCCCGAGCGCAAGGTCGCGGGCAACCTCGACGCGCGCGAGGCGGCGCGGCTGGCGAAGGACATCGGCGCGCGGCTCGCCGTGCCGATGCATTACGACATGTTCACGTTCAACACGGCGGACCCTGCGGCGTTCGTGGACGAGTGCGCGAAGATCGGCCAGCCGTGCCGCGTGCTCAAGGCCGGCGAACGGTGGAGCAGCGCGGAGCTGGGCTGATTACTTGTCCCGGATCAACAGGTAGTGCGCGAGCGCGTTCAGCGCTGCGGATTTCCCGCCGAACGGCCGCAGCGCCGCAAACGCCTTCTTTGTGAGCCGCCGCGCGATGAGCCGCGACTGCTCCAAACCCACGATGCTCGGATAGGTCGCCTTCTGTGCCGCAATGTCCTTGCCCGCGGTCTTGCCAAGTTGCTCCGTGGTCTGCGTCACGTCGAGGATGTCGTCCACGACCTGGAACGCGAGGCCGACGTTGGTGCCGAACACGGTGAGCGCGTCGAGTTGCGCCGCCGGAGCGTTCGCGCTCATGCCGCCGAGTCGCACCGCACAGCAGAGCAGCGCGCTGGTCTTGCGCTCGTGAATGTAGCGAAGGTCCGCGACGGAGAGCTTCCGGCCCTCGCCTTCGAGGTCGGCGACCTGCCCCGCGATCAGTTGCAGCGAGCCCGACGCGCGCGCCAGTTCCCGCACGAGTTCGTGGTGCGGATGCCGCGGCCAGCCCTTCGCCTGTGCGGCAATCTCGAATGCCTGCGTCAGCAGCGCGTCGCCCGCGAGGATGGCGATGCCCTCGCCGAACACCTTGTGATTCGTCGGCTTGCCGCGGCGGAAATCGTCGTTGTCCATCGCGGGCAGGTCGTCGTGGATGAGCGAGTAGGTGTGGACGCACTCGACGGCGCACGCGAGCGGGAGGGCATCGTCGACGTTGCCGCCGCACGCCTCCGCCGCGGCGAGCGTGAGCGCGGGGCGCATGCGCTTGCCGCCGGCGAAGAGCGAGTAGCGCATCGCCTCGTGGATGGTGGCGGGTCGCGCGGACTCGCGCGGGAGGAACCGGTCAAGGGCGCGGTTGACGAGGGCCGACCGGTCGTCGAGCCAGCGGGCGAGATCGAACGAACTCGCGTGCCGCGCACCCGCCCGCGTCGCGGTGGTTGACATGCGGAGCTTTTAGGAGATGAGCCGGGGCCGGGCAAGCGTGGAGTCGGTTCCGCACCTCCCCGGCCGGGGATGGACCGATGTTCCGGACCGCTCGGAGCCGTCCGAAGGCTGGTGACGTTCGCGCGAGCCTCTGACCCGAAAGCTTGCGAATTCAGTCCGGCCAGGTAGAAGCAGCCATGCACACGCTCAACCGCCGCGGCTCCGTCCTCCTGTTCGCCGCGCTTTGTGTCTCCGCGGCCGCCCCTCCCGGGTCTCACGCCGCCGCGCTCGCCGGCCGGCGGCCGAACATCATCCTCGTGATGCCGGACGATCAGGGCTACGGCGATCTTGGCTGCCACGGCAACCCGGTCCTCAAGACGCCGAATCTGGATTCGTTCTACAAGGACAGCGTGCGGTTCACCGATTTCCACGTGAGCCCGACGTGCGCCCCGACGCGCAGCGCGCTCATGACCGGCCGGCACGAGTTCAAGAACGGCATCACGCACACGATCCTCGAACGCGAGCGGCTCACGCTCAAGGCGACCACCACCGCGCAGGTGCTCAAGTCCGCCGGCTACACCACGGGCATTTTTGGCAAGTGGCACCTCGGGGACGAGGACGCTTATCAACCCGAGCGGCGTGGTTTCGACGAGGTTTTCATCCACGGCGCGGGCGGCATCGGGCAGACGTATCCGGGCTCCGGCGGCGACGCGCCGGGCAACAAATATTTCGACCCGGCCATCAAGCACAACGGCAGGTTCGAGAAGACAAAGGGCTACTGCACCGACGTGTTTTTCGCGCAGGCGACGAAATGGATGGACACCGCGCGCAAGTCCGGCAAGCCGTTCTTCACCTACATCACGCCGAACGCGCCGCACGGTCCGCTCGACTGTCCGCCGGATTACGAGGCGAAATATGCGGGCAAGGTTCCGCCAAACGCCGCGAAGTTCTACGGCATGATCGAGAACATTGACGACAACTTCGGCCGTCTGCTCGCCAAGCTCCAGGAATGGGGCATCGAGCGCGACACGCTCGTCATCTTCATGACCGACAACGGCGGCACCGCGGGCGTGCAAACCTTCAACGCCGGCATGCGCGGCGCGAAAGGCACACCCTACATGGGCGGCACGCGCGTGCCCGCGCTGTGGCGCTGGCCCGCGGGATTCGCCGGCGGACGCGACGTGGACAAGCTCACCT includes these proteins:
- a CDS encoding cobalamin-independent methionine synthase II family protein, producing MKDRPLRTTVVGSLPFPGWLEFASQQLDQFGETDRAELMDDAVAIAVRDQLEAGLDVITDGEQTRLDFNLSFYGFIEGIELESASPRRFGPPAHDQRGKHRVTGELRAPRGLGAVDDFERLKRMVATGQPLTRPSGTLSPSEGKKAGVRGASLPETHPTLKASVPGPYTLSGRLLPSPQYADRYALTEALLPIVRAELEALAEAGCREICVDEPSMSCYAHREDPRRFVDIFNRTVEGVAGRCRLSTHLCFGNYKGRAVGPRRYAPMFPAFLELAVDEIHVEMASREFAELELIAEIAKRKDAAVGVIDVKSYYIETPADVADRVRACLKHAPADRLAFAPDCGLSQTARWAAKQKLANMVEGVRRVRAQR
- a CDS encoding MBL fold metallo-hydrolase produces the protein MIGPALHDSAFLANVRAAHHGHGHFHLWWLGQSGFLLQWQKRHALLDPYLSDSLTAKYAGTNKPHVRMTARVIAPERLDFIDVVTSSHNHTDHFDPDTLLPLFAANPKLHLLVPEANRGVAAYRLKLSPKSTALMGINAGDIRARGGFRFHGIPAAHNELEQDADLNHKFLGYVVEFGSWRIYHAGDTKLYRGIEDWVRPFRVDVALLPINGDRPERKVAGNLDAREAARLAKDIGARLAVPMHYDMFTFNTADPAAFVDECAKIGQPCRVLKAGERWSSAELG
- a CDS encoding polyprenyl synthetase family protein, whose product is MSTTATRAGARHASSFDLARWLDDRSALVNRALDRFLPRESARPATIHEAMRYSLFAGGKRMRPALTLAAAEACGGNVDDALPLACAVECVHTYSLIHDDLPAMDNDDFRRGKPTNHKVFGEGIAILAGDALLTQAFEIAAQAKGWPRHPHHELVRELARASGSLQLIAGQVADLEGEGRKLSVADLRYIHERKTSALLCCAVRLGGMSANAPAAQLDALTVFGTNVGLAFQVVDDILDVTQTTEQLGKTAGKDIAAQKATYPSIVGLEQSRLIARRLTKKAFAALRPFGGKSAALNALAHYLLIRDK
- a CDS encoding arylsulfatase; the encoded protein is MHTLNRRGSVLLFAALCVSAAAPPGSHAAALAGRRPNIILVMPDDQGYGDLGCHGNPVLKTPNLDSFYKDSVRFTDFHVSPTCAPTRSALMTGRHEFKNGITHTILERERLTLKATTTAQVLKSAGYTTGIFGKWHLGDEDAYQPERRGFDEVFIHGAGGIGQTYPGSGGDAPGNKYFDPAIKHNGRFEKTKGYCTDVFFAQATKWMDTARKSGKPFFTYITPNAPHGPLDCPPDYEAKYAGKVPPNAAKFYGMIENIDDNFGRLLAKLQEWGIERDTLVIFMTDNGGTAGVQTFNAGMRGAKGTPYMGGTRVPALWRWPAGFAGGRDVDKLTSHTDIFRTFAEISGAKLSDDAHRQAEGRNLVPLLQDASAPWADRVLFTHVGRWDRGKAADSKYAAVSARNARYHLVNATRQGEKWELFDVKADFGCTKNIADEKPEIVRELKSAIDAWWTEVTPLLVNEGAAGPKVNPFKEQFWKQFGGGPSEDDLKQMDPNRKFGEAPAKAKKQK